A DNA window from Aminiphilus circumscriptus DSM 16581 contains the following coding sequences:
- a CDS encoding NUDIX hydrolase: MGIVEEFARRSREQDAATLMEGRNGRDDGKARIVVGNSVDPALVETKLSGITLYRGRILNLRVDGVRLPSGKRTNREVVEHAPAVGILAENDQGEILLVEQYRYPVGEVLLEVPAGIMEPDELPLETARRELQEEIGFDAEHFDEMCRFYTAPGFSDEVLILFHATGLFPSALAPDFDETIRVVPVSVRELPDLLCQGRIKDGKTLVALCRFLCRKMTCQTEAGTEC; this comes from the coding sequence ATGGGTATCGTGGAGGAGTTCGCAAGGAGATCCCGGGAGCAGGACGCGGCGACGCTGATGGAAGGTCGGAACGGAAGGGACGACGGAAAGGCACGGATCGTCGTGGGAAACAGCGTCGATCCTGCCCTCGTCGAGACCAAGCTCTCGGGGATCACGCTCTACCGCGGGCGGATATTGAACCTGCGCGTCGACGGCGTGCGGCTTCCGAGCGGCAAGCGGACGAACCGCGAGGTGGTGGAGCATGCCCCCGCGGTGGGCATTCTCGCCGAGAACGACCAGGGGGAGATACTACTCGTCGAGCAGTATCGCTATCCCGTGGGTGAGGTGCTCCTGGAGGTGCCCGCTGGGATCATGGAGCCTGACGAGCTGCCTCTGGAGACAGCGCGGAGGGAGCTGCAGGAGGAGATCGGTTTCGACGCGGAGCATTTTGACGAGATGTGCCGTTTCTACACCGCTCCGGGATTCAGCGACGAAGTGCTCATTCTCTTTCACGCCACGGGTCTCTTCCCCTCAGCTCTGGCGCCCGACTTCGACGAGACGATCCGGGTCGTTCCCGTGTCCGTCCGGGAGCTTCCCGACCTGCTCTGCCAGGGGCGGATCAAGGATGGCAAGACCCTTGTTGCGCTG